A single window of Kitasatospora sp. HUAS MG31 DNA harbors:
- a CDS encoding response regulator, with the protein MGGTRVPTLGHQPAGGRVPVQKAKILLVDDRPENLLALEAILSALDQTLVRAASGEEALKALLTDDFAVILLDVQMPGMDGFETASHIKRRERTRDIPIIFLTAINHGPHHTFRGYAAGAVDYISKPFDPWVLRAKVSVFVDLYMKNCQLKEQASLLRLQLENSEQPALGGALLGELSARLASVEEQAEALTKQLDGSAETAAAATAAHLERKLVGLRRALDALRPGSG; encoded by the coding sequence ATGGGCGGTACGCGTGTGCCGACCCTCGGACATCAACCGGCAGGAGGGCGGGTCCCGGTGCAGAAGGCGAAGATCCTCCTGGTCGACGACCGGCCGGAGAACCTGCTGGCGCTGGAGGCGATCCTCTCCGCGCTGGACCAGACGCTGGTCCGGGCCGCCTCCGGCGAGGAGGCGCTCAAGGCGCTGCTCACCGACGACTTCGCGGTGATCCTTCTGGACGTCCAGATGCCCGGGATGGACGGCTTCGAGACGGCCTCGCACATCAAGCGCCGGGAGCGCACCCGGGACATCCCGATCATCTTCCTCACCGCCATCAACCACGGCCCGCACCACACCTTCCGCGGCTACGCGGCCGGCGCGGTGGACTACATCTCCAAGCCGTTCGACCCGTGGGTGCTGCGCGCCAAGGTCTCCGTCTTCGTCGACCTGTACATGAAGAACTGCCAGCTCAAGGAGCAGGCCTCGCTGCTGCGCCTGCAGCTGGAGAACAGCGAGCAGCCGGCCCTCGGCGGCGCGCTGCTCGGCGAGCTGTCGGCCCGGCTGGCCTCGGTGGAGGAGCAGGCCGAGGCGCTCACCAAGCAGCTGGACGGCTCCGCCGAGACGGCCGCCGCGGCCACGGCGGCCCACCTGGAGCGCAAGCTCGTGGGCCTGCGCCGTGCCCTGGACGCGCTGCGCCCCGGCTCCGGGTGA